From a single Lentisphaera profundi genomic region:
- a CDS encoding O-antigen ligase family protein: MTAIPLTLFNITLLPWKNLIKNKGFILFWTLSLFLVIRSQFPSDGEADTDQFKYLFYTFCFFNLIYWSVKLHEHDFTPLIRLIPFISILYALSLIIQWHFFKTDTYTRLTGYTQLDHQAVVTGKIFAFLSITNLSIATHSSVAKKWALSATILCVYCLILSQSRGPLAAFLVSCPILAFLKVRHNKMQLTLLFALFIAISASTLYTLKKHALFQIISRTNISHNYDISPHKNSSLSIFRIKNTGSQPVHIKNLKIKNLQQKSRLNASIYNSSTKSTVKKTTDSYTLQRYEILVIRLDKPQNLNIRFTSISQSKNPLKDYLVYFTERMKDESSHTIILSKKTPRAFYFDSSLGGRTTIWKELIRQWQENPSFGRGNEIKTHHFQTPSGLHDSHSLAFGLLYKGGFIALILYLLLFIHIIYISPPSMRTIMICLFIFVNLDDHLLLFKLRPFWIYLILPLFVTVSLKKTNRTSPT; encoded by the coding sequence TTGACTGCCATACCATTAACATTATTTAATATTACACTCCTACCCTGGAAAAATTTAATAAAAAACAAAGGTTTTATCCTATTCTGGACCCTTTCACTCTTCCTCGTCATACGTTCACAATTTCCTAGCGACGGCGAAGCCGACACCGACCAGTTCAAGTACCTCTTTTATACCTTTTGTTTTTTTAATCTCATCTATTGGTCTGTAAAACTACACGAACATGACTTTACTCCACTCATCCGCCTCATTCCTTTCATCTCCATCCTCTACGCTCTCTCCTTAATCATCCAGTGGCATTTTTTCAAAACCGATACCTATACTCGACTTACTGGTTACACCCAGCTCGATCACCAAGCCGTTGTAACCGGGAAAATTTTTGCTTTCCTAAGCATAACAAACCTATCTATTGCTACACACAGCTCTGTCGCTAAAAAATGGGCCCTATCAGCAACAATTCTTTGTGTTTATTGTTTAATCTTATCTCAATCACGCGGACCACTCGCCGCCTTTTTAGTTAGCTGCCCGATCCTGGCTTTCTTAAAAGTCAGACACAACAAGATGCAACTCACACTATTATTCGCTCTTTTTATCGCCATCTCTGCCAGCACATTATACACCCTTAAAAAGCACGCCCTATTTCAAATAATTAGCCGCACTAACATTTCACACAACTACGACATAAGTCCCCATAAAAACTCATCTCTTTCAATTTTTCGCATAAAAAACACCGGTTCACAACCGGTACATATTAAAAATTTAAAAATCAAAAACCTACAACAAAAAAGCCGACTCAATGCAAGTATATATAATAGTAGCACTAAATCTACAGTAAAAAAAACAACCGATAGTTACACACTACAGAGATATGAAATACTTGTCATTCGCCTCGATAAGCCCCAGAACCTAAACATACGCTTCACATCTATCAGTCAGTCAAAAAACCCACTAAAAGACTATCTAGTTTACTTCACGGAGCGCATGAAAGATGAAAGTAGCCATACCATAATCTTAAGTAAAAAAACTCCTAGGGCTTTCTATTTCGACTCCAGCTTAGGTGGTCGAACAACAATCTGGAAAGAGCTCATTCGGCAATGGCAAGAAAACCCTTCATTTGGCAGAGGCAACGAAATAAAAACACACCACTTTCAAACCCCTAGCGGCCTTCATGATAGCCACTCCCTCGCTTTTGGCTTACTTTATAAAGGCGGCTTCATAGCCTTAATCCTATATCTATTATTATTTATACACATAATTTATATAAGCCCCCCATCGATGAGAACCATTATGATCTGCTTGTTTATTTTTGTGAACCTCGACGACCACCTTCTCCTATTTAAACTACGCCCCTTTTGGATATACCTCATCCTCCCCCTCTTCGTTACAGTCTCACTAAAAAAAACTAACCGCACTTCTCCAACTTAA
- a CDS encoding aspartate/ornithine carbamoyltransferase family protein codes for MLSETKNLTWPEFQALSPEEKKPYFNENGKIFHCLHSQQFDREFIDHIYKLTNVIRSISKSKKGALFLQGLMPHYKAMLYFMQPSTRTYLSFRTACQILGIQTSDVRDASISSEVKGETFEDTIRTFSSYFNFIIMRHPKEGYAEQAAYCLNNSERPIPILNAGSGKDQHPTQAILDIYTLIRSFEHHGGLEGKTIILAGDLLRGRTVRSLSKLISFFPGTKLILSSPEKFKMSEDVISFLKEKKVHYTVSHEFVKHLPDADAIYMTRVQDEHDTGNDKSEKSFPEFSLRAEHLPILKEHCAIMHPLPRREELDSAIDNDPRAKYWRQERNGMWARAALMSHITGYDQKIMCYWADICKQANHTADI; via the coding sequence ATGCTCAGCGAAACAAAAAACCTTACCTGGCCTGAATTTCAGGCTTTAAGTCCAGAAGAAAAAAAACCATATTTTAATGAAAATGGGAAAATTTTCCACTGCCTCCATTCTCAACAATTTGACCGCGAATTTATTGATCACATCTATAAATTAACAAATGTCATCCGCTCTATCAGCAAATCAAAAAAAGGCGCCCTTTTCTTACAAGGACTCATGCCTCATTACAAGGCCATGCTCTACTTCATGCAGCCTTCGACCCGTACTTATTTAAGTTTTCGTACGGCTTGTCAAATCCTGGGAATTCAAACCAGTGACGTTCGGGATGCGAGCATCAGCTCCGAAGTCAAAGGCGAGACTTTTGAAGACACGATCCGGACCTTCTCATCTTACTTTAATTTTATCATTATGCGCCATCCTAAAGAAGGCTATGCAGAACAAGCAGCTTATTGCCTCAACAACTCTGAGCGCCCTATTCCAATACTCAACGCAGGCTCAGGAAAGGACCAACACCCCACACAAGCCATCTTGGATATCTATACACTCATACGTTCATTCGAACATCATGGTGGGCTAGAAGGCAAAACTATAATCTTAGCCGGTGACCTGCTCCGTGGACGTACCGTACGCTCACTCAGTAAACTCATCAGTTTCTTCCCTGGAACAAAGCTCATCCTGTCCTCACCAGAAAAATTCAAAATGTCTGAAGATGTCATTTCCTTCTTAAAAGAAAAAAAGGTTCACTACACCGTCAGTCACGAATTCGTTAAACACCTCCCCGATGCCGATGCTATTTATATGACTCGAGTTCAAGATGAGCACGATACTGGCAATGATAAAAGCGAAAAATCCTTCCCTGAATTTTCACTTAGAGCTGAACACCTGCCCATTCTCAAAGAGCACTGCGCCATCATGCACCCTCTTCCAAGACGGGAAGAATTAGACAGTGCGATTGACAATGATCCCCGCGCTAAATATTGGCGCCAAGAGCGAAATGGCATGTGGGCTCGAGCCGCACTCATGAGCCACATCACTGGCTACGACCAAAAAATCATGTGCTACTGGGCTGATATCTGCAAGCAAGCCAACCACACCGCCGATATTTAA
- a CDS encoding glycosyltransferase family 25 protein, translating to MIKTYVLSMEKEIERRASLVCSLKDLGVDYELFDAVDGKQIGEDHPEYHLVNDSSRPDLYKRILNAGEKGCFISHYRLWKKLIDSDDEWMCVLESDAQPMSSFKQVLKSLSESGQNTEYVMLNYSKCWPSHFGRHELVDNYNLVRFANKRTYFTSAYLLRRSGAQKLLDLVKEYKVCMPVDDFITGGRLPKTLNTWAVYPRVVELSALAKISNIYLEGEKEIKYEKKRGLIARNSRKIRIFFTKFTQRHSL from the coding sequence ATGATTAAAACTTACGTTCTTTCAATGGAGAAAGAAATTGAGCGCAGAGCGAGCTTAGTGTGTAGCTTGAAGGACTTGGGCGTAGATTATGAGCTGTTTGATGCAGTGGATGGTAAGCAGATTGGGGAAGACCATCCAGAATATCATTTAGTAAATGATTCTAGTCGACCTGATTTATATAAACGTATACTAAATGCAGGTGAAAAGGGGTGTTTTATCTCACATTACCGTTTATGGAAAAAACTTATTGATAGTGATGACGAATGGATGTGTGTACTGGAGTCAGATGCCCAGCCTATGTCTAGTTTTAAACAAGTATTAAAGTCTTTGTCAGAATCAGGTCAAAATACCGAGTATGTAATGTTAAATTACAGTAAGTGTTGGCCATCTCATTTTGGCAGGCATGAGCTTGTTGATAACTATAATCTGGTCAGATTCGCTAATAAACGTACATACTTTACTTCTGCTTATCTTTTGCGTCGCTCGGGGGCACAAAAGTTGCTAGATTTAGTGAAAGAATATAAGGTGTGTATGCCAGTTGACGACTTCATTACTGGAGGTAGGCTTCCAAAAACATTAAATACTTGGGCGGTATATCCAAGGGTGGTAGAATTATCTGCTCTTGCTAAAATTTCAAACATCTACTTAGAGGGCGAAAAAGAGATTAAATATGAGAAGAAGCGTGGCTTGATCGCACGAAACTCCAGGAAAATCCGAATCTTTTTTACGAAATTTACTCAGCGTCATTCGCTTTAG
- a CDS encoding Wzz/FepE/Etk N-terminal domain-containing protein: MTEVKQTSLSNEIDLIDVIITLVKSWKLIFGIVLIVGISTYFILKSQPKLFTTSLIVNSPKENDFAKITRNSIIKISPEYLFQTYYKELISPDNFKDFIKENNYLEKLFTDDSRTEEELLTEAAKLLKFEVILPVAGKTKGAPLPPQRVRLTYNSHSQANAVNLLNNYTFHTNKIVTSTLSSMYVNLKSASLVDLDEKIELLKINAKSERMFEITRKESLNSEKIKTLEQEKKALLDEAKAKRETKINRYKDALNIAQKLQIKKYSDTSDTSDTSDTSDTSDTSDTSDTSDTSDRSIQLQQNPDTLYLKGSDYLSTQIDILSSRKDDAAYLDSLSSIDKQIHLIQNDQSLIALKNRKDDTPFIKQLPQILIEKEKLASLNKDLPTFSSYSVFKKATLDGQKAMSKKLLIFTAVNFLAFIFSGMLAIFLNALKERNYINCKNEGELK, encoded by the coding sequence ATGACCGAAGTAAAGCAAACTAGCCTCTCAAATGAAATCGATCTTATTGACGTAATAATAACTTTGGTGAAATCATGGAAACTAATCTTTGGGATAGTACTTATAGTGGGAATATCGACTTACTTTATTTTAAAATCTCAACCAAAACTATTCACCACAAGTCTAATCGTTAACTCACCGAAAGAAAATGATTTTGCGAAAATCACCCGGAATAGCATTATTAAAATAAGCCCAGAATATCTTTTTCAAACCTACTATAAAGAATTAATATCACCCGATAACTTCAAAGACTTCATCAAAGAAAATAACTACTTAGAAAAACTTTTCACAGATGACTCCCGCACTGAAGAAGAATTACTCACAGAAGCTGCTAAACTCTTGAAATTCGAGGTCATCCTGCCTGTAGCAGGCAAAACTAAGGGAGCTCCCTTACCTCCTCAAAGAGTTAGATTAACTTACAACTCTCACAGTCAAGCTAATGCCGTCAACTTACTCAACAACTATACATTTCACACCAATAAAATAGTAACTTCTACTCTAAGCTCAATGTACGTGAATTTAAAGAGCGCAAGCCTTGTAGACCTAGATGAAAAAATTGAGCTTTTAAAAATCAACGCTAAATCGGAAAGAATGTTTGAAATCACTAGGAAAGAATCTCTAAATAGTGAAAAAATTAAAACCTTAGAACAAGAAAAAAAAGCTCTACTTGATGAGGCCAAAGCCAAACGTGAAACAAAAATCAACCGCTATAAAGACGCTTTAAACATTGCACAGAAACTACAAATAAAAAAATATAGCGACACCAGCGACACCAGCGACACCAGCGACACCAGCGACACCAGCGACACCAGCGACACCAGCGACACCAGCGACACCAGCGACAGATCCATCCAGCTCCAACAAAACCCCGATACTCTATATCTTAAAGGATCCGATTACCTTTCGACCCAAATAGATATTTTATCTTCACGTAAAGATGATGCTGCCTATCTTGATTCTTTAAGCTCCATCGATAAACAAATTCATCTAATCCAAAACGACCAGTCTCTAATAGCTCTCAAAAACCGAAAAGATGACACCCCATTTATTAAACAACTTCCACAAATTCTTATAGAGAAAGAAAAGCTTGCATCCTTAAATAAGGACCTTCCTACATTCAGTAGTTACAGTGTGTTTAAAAAAGCAACACTCGATGGACAAAAAGCGATGTCAAAAAAATTATTGATATTTACTGCTGTTAACTTCCTAGCTTTCATCTTCAGCGGTATGCTAGCCATTTTTTTAAATGCTCTTAAAGAGCGTAATTATATCAATTGCAAGAATGAAGGGGAGTTAAAATGA
- a CDS encoding nucleotide sugar dehydrogenase yields MIEGVEIRGIAVLGLGYVGLPLAVEFSKIHNTLGFDISKDRVNELSSGNDSTLEVSKAELEAATKLSFSNDTESLKKANVYIVTVPTPIDAYKRPDLSPLEKASAMLGEVIAAGDVVIYESTVYPGATEEVCVPILEKISGLKFNTDFFAGYSPERINPGDKQHRLPDIMKVTSGSTSETADFVDALYKSIITAGTHKATSIKVAEAAKVIENTQRDLNIALVNELALIFDRVGVDTLDVLEAAGTKWNFLPFRPGLVGGHCISVDPYYLTHKAEELDYHPEIILAGRRLNDNMANFVAQKVVKLMIHRNHRVSGAKTLVLGVTFKENCPDIRNSGAVDVIEELKQFGCAVDVFDPWADTDEVRHEYGFDLVNREMIFATDYDAIVLAVNHKEFLEYDFAELTHENSVVYDIKSALPKNIITDRL; encoded by the coding sequence ATGATTGAAGGAGTTGAAATTAGGGGCATTGCGGTACTTGGCCTAGGCTACGTCGGCTTACCCCTCGCTGTAGAATTTAGTAAAATACATAACACACTAGGTTTTGATATCAGTAAGGATAGAGTAAATGAGCTATCTTCAGGCAACGATTCTACTTTAGAAGTATCTAAGGCAGAGTTAGAAGCCGCTACAAAATTATCTTTTAGTAACGATACAGAATCTCTAAAAAAAGCCAATGTCTATATCGTCACGGTACCCACACCGATAGACGCCTATAAACGTCCCGACTTATCTCCACTTGAAAAAGCCTCTGCAATGTTAGGAGAAGTGATTGCAGCTGGAGATGTAGTCATATATGAATCTACCGTTTACCCAGGTGCAACAGAAGAAGTTTGCGTACCGATATTAGAGAAAATATCCGGCTTAAAATTTAATACAGACTTTTTTGCAGGCTATAGCCCTGAACGTATCAATCCAGGCGACAAGCAACATCGTCTACCCGATATCATGAAAGTAACTTCAGGTTCAACTTCTGAAACAGCAGACTTTGTTGACGCTCTTTACAAATCCATAATTACCGCAGGCACTCACAAGGCAACATCTATTAAAGTTGCCGAAGCGGCAAAGGTGATTGAAAATACTCAACGCGATTTAAATATTGCTTTGGTGAATGAATTAGCATTGATTTTCGATAGAGTAGGCGTCGATACTTTAGATGTCTTAGAAGCTGCAGGAACTAAATGGAACTTTCTTCCATTTAGACCTGGCTTGGTTGGAGGACACTGTATTAGTGTTGACCCCTACTACTTAACTCATAAAGCTGAAGAGCTTGATTATCATCCTGAAATCATTTTAGCGGGACGTCGCCTGAATGATAACATGGCCAATTTCGTAGCCCAAAAAGTAGTCAAATTAATGATTCATCGAAACCACCGCGTCTCCGGAGCAAAAACACTTGTACTAGGAGTGACATTCAAAGAAAACTGTCCTGACATCCGTAATTCAGGTGCTGTGGATGTTATTGAAGAGCTAAAACAATTTGGCTGTGCTGTAGATGTATTTGACCCATGGGCCGATACAGATGAAGTGAGACATGAATATGGCTTTGATTTAGTTAACAGAGAAATGATTTTTGCTACTGATTATGATGCGATTGTCTTAGCCGTCAATCACAAAGAATTCCTTGAGTACGATTTTGCGGAATTGACACATGAAAATTCGGTGGTTTACGATATCAAATCTGCTTTGCCTAAAAATATTATTACAGATAGACTTTAA
- a CDS encoding acyltransferase — translation MIHNTAIIDPGAQIGKDTSIWHWVHICSGANIGEACSLGQNVFVGNKVSIGNNVKVQNNVSVYDNVTIEDDVFCGPSMVFTNVYNPRSAVSRKDEYRNTLVKRGTTLGANCTIVCGVTIGENAFIGAGTVVNKDVPAYALMVGVPAKQIAWMSAYGERLDLPLTGSGQCTCPHTGDIYQLKSGTVTREY, via the coding sequence ATGATTCACAATACTGCAATAATTGACCCTGGTGCTCAGATTGGCAAAGACACCTCAATTTGGCATTGGGTACATATATGCTCCGGAGCGAATATAGGAGAGGCTTGCTCTCTTGGACAAAATGTCTTCGTCGGCAATAAAGTATCGATTGGAAATAATGTTAAAGTCCAGAATAATGTCTCAGTATATGACAACGTCACTATAGAAGACGATGTTTTTTGCGGCCCATCAATGGTCTTTACCAATGTGTATAACCCACGCTCGGCCGTTAGTCGAAAAGATGAGTATCGCAATACGCTTGTAAAGCGGGGCACCACACTAGGCGCAAACTGCACCATTGTGTGTGGAGTAACAATTGGAGAAAATGCTTTTATTGGTGCAGGTACAGTTGTGAATAAAGATGTTCCTGCGTATGCTCTAATGGTTGGCGTACCTGCAAAACAAATAGCTTGGATGTCCGCTTATGGGGAACGACTAGATCTTCCATTGACGGGTAGTGGACAATGTACTTGTCCGCACACAGGTGATATATACCAGCTCAAGTCTGGCACGGTAACCAGAGAATATTAA
- a CDS encoding Gfo/Idh/MocA family protein produces MLNTDEIIGRKIRIAVLGCGRIAKNHFGSIDAHKEDFELVAICDNDEKALTLAKETYHVNSYDKLENMLRDEQLDAVSICTPSGIHPHQAVLIAQAGVHVISEKPMATRWQDGLDMVKACDKASVHLFVVKQNRRNSTLQLLKRAVEEKRFGRINMVHLNVFWTRPQEYYDQAKWRGTWELDGGAFMNQASHYVDLVDWLIGPVESVQAMMATRERDIEVEDTGVLNIRWRNGALGSMAVTMCTYPKNLEGSITILGSEGTVRIGGLAVNEIQEWNFAEAKDYDAEVENANYETTSVYGFGHPLYYKNIVDVLRGTAEPETDGREGLKSLELLIGAYISARDGKTVNFPLHY; encoded by the coding sequence ATGTTAAATACAGATGAAATTATTGGTCGAAAAATCCGTATAGCTGTTCTTGGCTGTGGACGCATTGCTAAAAATCACTTTGGCTCAATTGACGCACATAAAGAAGATTTTGAACTCGTTGCTATATGTGACAATGATGAAAAAGCTTTGACTCTTGCAAAAGAAACCTATCACGTAAATTCCTATGATAAGTTAGAAAACATGCTTAGAGATGAACAGCTTGATGCCGTTAGTATTTGTACTCCAAGTGGAATTCACCCCCACCAGGCCGTTCTTATTGCTCAAGCGGGAGTTCATGTTATTTCAGAAAAGCCAATGGCGACTCGCTGGCAAGATGGCCTCGATATGGTCAAAGCATGCGACAAAGCATCTGTACACCTCTTTGTTGTCAAACAAAACCGTCGTAACTCAACACTCCAACTTTTAAAGAGAGCGGTTGAAGAAAAAAGATTTGGTCGTATTAACATGGTTCATCTTAATGTTTTTTGGACTCGACCTCAAGAGTACTATGATCAAGCAAAATGGCGTGGTACTTGGGAATTAGATGGTGGTGCTTTTATGAATCAAGCATCTCATTACGTAGATCTTGTTGACTGGCTTATTGGCCCCGTAGAATCAGTACAAGCAATGATGGCAACAAGAGAAAGAGATATTGAAGTAGAAGACACTGGCGTATTGAATATAAGATGGCGCAATGGTGCTCTAGGCTCCATGGCCGTAACCATGTGTACATATCCAAAAAATCTCGAAGGAAGTATCACCATCCTAGGATCAGAAGGTACCGTTCGTATTGGTGGTTTAGCTGTAAATGAAATCCAGGAATGGAATTTTGCCGAGGCCAAAGATTACGACGCCGAAGTCGAGAATGCAAATTATGAAACGACTTCAGTATATGGTTTTGGCCATCCTCTTTACTATAAAAATATCGTAGATGTCCTTCGTGGTACAGCTGAACCTGAAACCGATGGTCGCGAAGGCCTAAAATCTCTCGAACTTCTTATTGGAGCGTACATTTCGGCTCGAGATGGTAAAACTGTTAATTTTCCATTGCATTATTAA
- the rfbB gene encoding dTDP-glucose 4,6-dehydratase, producing MRIIVTGGAGFIGSAVIRNLIENTNDEVLNLDKLTYAGNLESLTSVENSERYHFAQVDICDQTAVEKVFEAFQPDIVMHLAAESHVDRSIDGPGEFMQTNIIGTYTLLEVARKYWSSLPEGLGQAGDRKQESGSGNGGNISGPTKTSFRFHHISTDEVYGDLDGPEDLFKEDTPYAPSSPYSASKASSDHLVRAWNRTYGLPIVITNCSNNYGPFHFPEKLIPLVTLNALAQKDLPVYGDGKQIRDWLYVDDHARALCLVAKEGVNGETYNIGGHNEKQNIEVVKTICSILDELAPIAESSLIQNSKSNIKNYEDLIIFVNDRPGHDLRYAIDASKIEKDLGWVPQETFESGIRKTIEWYLANKETWCKNVLDGSYQMERLGN from the coding sequence ATGCGAATTATTGTCACAGGTGGTGCGGGCTTCATTGGTTCTGCAGTTATCAGAAATCTTATTGAAAACACCAATGACGAAGTACTCAATTTAGATAAGTTGACTTACGCAGGGAATTTAGAATCGTTGACTTCTGTTGAGAACTCTGAGCGTTATCATTTTGCGCAAGTGGATATTTGTGATCAGACTGCTGTAGAGAAAGTATTTGAGGCTTTTCAGCCAGATATCGTGATGCACTTGGCGGCGGAGTCCCATGTGGATCGTTCCATCGATGGTCCAGGTGAATTTATGCAGACGAATATTATCGGAACTTATACGCTTTTAGAAGTGGCTCGCAAGTATTGGAGTTCTTTGCCTGAGGGCCTAGGACAAGCAGGAGACAGGAAACAGGAGTCAGGAAGTGGCAATGGGGGAAATATATCCGGCCCTACAAAAACAAGCTTCCGCTTCCACCATATATCCACAGATGAAGTCTATGGCGATTTAGATGGCCCCGAGGATCTTTTTAAGGAGGATACGCCTTATGCGCCGAGTTCACCTTACTCAGCCTCTAAAGCCTCGTCTGACCACTTAGTACGTGCTTGGAATAGAACTTATGGTTTACCGATTGTGATCACTAATTGCTCCAATAATTATGGCCCCTTTCACTTTCCTGAAAAATTGATTCCTTTAGTGACGCTCAATGCATTAGCTCAAAAAGATTTACCTGTATATGGTGACGGCAAGCAAATTCGTGATTGGCTCTATGTCGATGACCATGCGCGTGCTTTATGCTTAGTTGCAAAAGAGGGCGTGAATGGTGAGACTTACAATATTGGTGGGCATAACGAAAAACAGAATATTGAAGTAGTAAAAACCATTTGCTCTATTCTTGATGAACTCGCCCCGATTGCGGAGAGTTCCCTCATTCAAAATTCAAAATCAAACATTAAAAATTACGAAGACTTAATTATCTTCGTTAATGACCGTCCAGGTCATGATTTGCGTTATGCGATTGATGCAAGTAAAATCGAAAAAGATCTTGGCTGGGTACCTCAAGAAACTTTTGAGTCAGGAATTAGAAAGACAATCGAATGGTATTTAGCCAATAAAGAAACTTGGTGTAAAAATGTCCTTGATGGATCTTACCAAATGGAACGCTTGGGGAATTAG